In one Halanaerobium saccharolyticum subsp. saccharolyticum DSM 6643 genomic region, the following are encoded:
- the hisA gene encoding 1-(5-phosphoribosyl)-5-[(5-phosphoribosylamino)methylideneamino]imidazole-4-carboxamide isomerase, whose product MIVLPAIDLKAGEVVRLKQGDFKRKTVYSQNPLQIAKDFAANGANWLHLVDLDGASAGESKNFNVIKKIAAETELKIQTGGGVRKKEDVKRLLDLGVKRAIIGTLAVKDPEILSEIIEEFGAESILVSIDARDGKVATSGWLEASERDMLDFAQEMEALGVKYILYTDIGRDGMLSGPDFEGLKKLKAETNLKIIASGGVSSNQDLYDLAAEDFYGAITGQAIYQDKVNLKKVLKKLGEVNA is encoded by the coding sequence ATGATAGTATTGCCGGCAATTGATTTGAAAGCAGGTGAGGTAGTTAGACTGAAGCAGGGTGATTTTAAACGCAAAACTGTTTATAGTCAGAATCCACTTCAGATTGCAAAAGATTTTGCGGCGAATGGAGCTAATTGGCTTCATTTAGTTGATTTAGATGGTGCCTCGGCAGGTGAGAGTAAAAATTTTAATGTTATCAAAAAAATTGCAGCAGAAACTGAGCTTAAGATTCAGACTGGGGGCGGTGTCCGAAAAAAAGAAGACGTAAAACGCCTGTTAGATCTGGGAGTAAAAAGAGCTATAATTGGGACTCTGGCAGTTAAAGATCCAGAAATTCTATCAGAGATAATTGAAGAATTTGGAGCAGAAAGTATTTTAGTTAGTATTGATGCCCGGGATGGAAAAGTTGCAACCTCTGGTTGGCTGGAAGCAAGTGAAAGAGATATGCTCGATTTTGCTCAAGAAATGGAAGCTCTAGGTGTGAAATATATATTATATACTGATATCGGCCGAGATGGCATGCTCAGCGGACCTGATTTTGAAGGTTTAAAAAAGTTAAAAGCGGAAACCAATTTAAAGATTATTGCTTCTGGTGGAGTCAGTTCGAATCAAGACTTATATGATCTGGCTGCTGAAGATTTTTATGGTGCAATTACCGGTCAGGCGATTTATCAAGATAAAGTAAATTTGAAAAAAGTTTTAAAAAAGCTGGGTGAAGTAAATGCTTAA
- the hisF gene encoding imidazole glycerol phosphate synthase subunit HisF codes for MLKKRIIPCLDIKDGRVVKGVNFVGLRDAGDPVESAKEYNDLGADELVFLDITATKEKRKTLAELVEKVAAQVFIPLTVGGGIRTVEDMQFILRAGADKVSVNSAAVKNPELVKEGALKFGSQCIVGAVDAAKRDSGNGWEIFIHGGSKETGIDLIDWVKELEELGAGEILLTSINSDGTKDGFDLEMLKAVTEAVNIPVIASGGAGSIQHFIDVFKNTGADAALAASIFHFGEIAIRDVKFELKKEEIPVRIEKNKS; via the coding sequence ATGCTTAAAAAAAGAATTATACCTTGTTTGGATATCAAAGATGGCAGGGTTGTAAAAGGTGTAAATTTTGTTGGCCTAAGAGATGCTGGAGATCCAGTCGAATCTGCTAAAGAATATAATGATCTGGGAGCAGATGAGCTTGTTTTTTTAGATATTACTGCAACTAAGGAAAAGCGTAAAACTTTAGCTGAACTGGTAGAAAAAGTTGCAGCACAGGTCTTTATTCCGCTGACAGTTGGTGGTGGAATCAGAACTGTAGAAGATATGCAGTTTATTTTAAGAGCTGGAGCTGATAAAGTTTCAGTAAATTCAGCTGCAGTCAAAAACCCAGAGCTGGTAAAAGAGGGTGCACTTAAATTCGGTTCTCAGTGTATTGTTGGAGCTGTTGATGCAGCTAAAAGAGATTCGGGTAATGGCTGGGAAATTTTCATTCACGGCGGCAGTAAGGAAACAGGGATTGATTTAATTGACTGGGTTAAAGAGCTGGAAGAGCTGGGAGCTGGGGAAATTTTATTGACCAGTATTAATTCTGATGGTACCAAAGATGGTTTTGATTTGGAGATGTTAAAAGCTGTAACAGAGGCAGTTAATATTCCAGTTATTGCTTCTGGTGGTGCTGGTAGTATTCAACATTTTATAGATGTTTTTAAAAATACAGGAGCAGATGCAGCTTTAGCAGCTTCGATTTTTCATTTTGGGGAAATAGCTATCAGAGATGTAAAATTTGAGCTTAAAAAAGAAGAGATACCAGTCAGAATTGAAAAAAATAAATCATAA
- the hisIE gene encoding bifunctional phosphoribosyl-AMP cyclohydrolase/phosphoribosyl-ATP diphosphatase HisIE — MPAVVQDYQTKEVLMVAYVNEQSLNLSLKKGETVFYSRSRQELWHKGESSGNTQEIKEIYYDCDQDTILFMVDPAGPACHTGENSCFYRKIAEETEAKAEKMMEMQQQAQSIETDFKIDQVVDFLYDLILQRKEERPEESYTTYLFEEGIDKILKKVGEESAEVIIASKNDPDQELVYETADLVYHMLVLLAEKGITPDQIREELKKRHK; from the coding sequence ATGCCTGCAGTTGTTCAAGATTATCAGACTAAAGAGGTACTGATGGTGGCATATGTAAATGAGCAGTCACTTAATTTAAGTTTAAAAAAGGGAGAAACAGTTTTTTACAGCCGCTCTCGGCAGGAACTATGGCATAAAGGGGAAAGTTCCGGCAATACACAAGAAATTAAAGAAATTTATTATGACTGTGACCAGGACACTATTTTGTTTATGGTTGATCCGGCTGGACCTGCTTGTCATACAGGGGAAAATTCATGTTTTTATCGTAAAATTGCAGAGGAAACTGAGGCAAAGGCTGAGAAAATGATGGAAATGCAGCAGCAGGCTCAGAGCATAGAAACTGACTTTAAAATTGATCAAGTAGTAGATTTTCTTTATGATTTGATTTTACAAAGAAAAGAAGAAAGGCCGGAAGAATCTTATACTACTTACCTTTTTGAAGAGGGGATAGATAAAATTTTAAAAAAGGTTGGAGAGGAATCAGCAGAAGTAATTATTGCTTCTAAAAATGATCCAGATCAAGAATTGGTTTATGAAACTGCTGATTTAGTTTATCATATGCTGGTTTTACTGGCTGAAAAAGGAATAACACCGGATCAGATAAGAGAAGAATTAAAAAAGCGACATAAATAG
- a CDS encoding GGDEF domain-containing protein, translating to MDKLFKNFKYIIIILLAMIMIFIFSSQYSSIKNIIIDKYKSHQQLVEKNIIQTVNYIDSSYKVVEQELNQEMKEYSKLIVDKYQNNSDIMGWNLEELKEKFKYYDIYIINTDLKIIRTTNEDDLGLDFSKFGNFANIVKKRLEGDSFEADRIDLSTQTGEVKKYSYLPTPDNKYLIELSIAVEDKYPSFKQLNMFTDAGELTKEYEIVEEIAFYSVEPINYGVAKLRSSKKPYLDPDVSDVREDLARKAVLTGKMQSAEIEEDNLKYSLRFFPTLVSNQDKHQGWNSYVVGITYNDQVMAAELNKHQYLFGINILLMSIFFIAFVIIVIYLINKFEHQANHDKLTGLANRKLFVNEFKEIETEANKLNSKAAIIFIDIDKFKEINDNYGHDFGDRVLEKIAFRMKNNLKSEDKLARMGGDEFVLALSNISSQEEAIKITQRLINKFNEPLSIKGEKINISLSAGISIYPNDGKNLEDLIKNADYAMYQAKKNNKDLEIR from the coding sequence TTGGACAAATTATTTAAAAATTTTAAATATATAATCATAATACTTTTAGCAATGATTATGATTTTTATTTTTTCTAGTCAATACAGCAGTATTAAAAATATTATTATAGACAAGTATAAGAGCCATCAGCAGTTAGTGGAAAAAAATATCATTCAAACTGTTAATTATATAGATAGTTCTTATAAAGTAGTGGAGCAGGAATTAAATCAAGAGATGAAGGAATATTCAAAGTTAATAGTAGATAAGTATCAAAATAATTCTGATATTATGGGCTGGAATTTAGAAGAATTAAAAGAAAAATTTAAGTACTATGATATTTATATTATAAACACTGATTTAAAAATAATAAGGACGACTAATGAGGATGATTTAGGACTTGATTTTTCTAAATTTGGAAATTTTGCTAATATAGTCAAGAAGCGGCTTGAAGGGGATTCTTTTGAGGCTGACCGTATTGATTTGTCAACCCAGACTGGTGAAGTAAAAAAGTATAGCTATCTGCCAACTCCTGATAATAAATATCTAATAGAGCTTAGTATAGCGGTTGAGGATAAGTATCCAAGTTTTAAACAATTAAACATGTTTACAGATGCAGGCGAATTAACTAAAGAATATGAGATAGTAGAAGAAATTGCTTTTTACAGTGTTGAGCCGATCAATTATGGTGTGGCCAAATTGAGAAGCAGCAAAAAACCTTATTTAGATCCTGATGTGTCAGACGTAAGAGAAGATTTAGCTCGAAAGGCTGTTTTAACTGGCAAAATGCAGTCAGCAGAGATTGAAGAAGATAATTTAAAGTACAGCCTTAGATTTTTTCCAACTTTAGTCAGTAATCAAGATAAACATCAGGGATGGAATTCATATGTTGTTGGAATTACTTATAACGATCAAGTAATGGCAGCTGAATTAAATAAACATCAATATTTATTTGGTATTAATATTTTGTTAATGAGTATTTTCTTTATTGCTTTTGTTATAATTGTTATTTATTTAATAAATAAGTTCGAACATCAGGCCAATCATGATAAGCTAACAGGACTAGCAAATAGAAAATTATTTGTAAATGAATTTAAAGAGATTGAAACAGAAGCAAATAAATTAAATTCTAAAGCAGCCATTATTTTCATAGATATTGATAAATTTAAGGAAATCAATGATAATTATGGACACGATTTTGGAGATAGAGTTTTAGAAAAAATTGCTTTTAGAATGAAAAATAATTTAAAGTCCGAAGACAAACTGGCAAGAATGGGTGGAGATGAATTTGTTTTAGCTTTAAGTAACATTTCTTCTCAAGAAGAAGCAATAAAAATTACTCAGCGTTTGATAAATAAATTTAATGAACCATTGTCAATAAAAGGAGAAAAAATAAATATTAGCCTGAGTGCTGGTATTAGTATTTATCCTAATGATGGTAAAAATCTAGAAGATTTAATTAAAAATGCTGATTATGCAATGTATCAGGCTAAAAAAAATAATAAAGATTTAGAAATTAGGTAA
- a CDS encoding response regulator transcription factor: MLSSLKNSWFRCYQMGISKKINFPQETAAREILEQSHNSNEKLIKSFNHNVEYIVKNYHLDNNCYLLFDEKGILIKSYIPKKIKKISYLDKLKEGVYFTEKSCGTNSVSLAMETEETVCFLGDENYCEFLQHWMSITAPVKTNNKSAYLCILNDNLTKNKKEDLRLILELLRSKISNDLNSINYYKENSDSLTEIRSKILKLSANGLTIKEISENLNLSEAAIKYHRNKICQKLCAANIVQAIARSIKMGYLHLDTIH, translated from the coding sequence ATGTTAAGCAGCTTAAAAAATTCTTGGTTCAGATGTTACCAAATGGGTATTTCCAAAAAAATAAATTTCCCTCAAGAAACTGCAGCTAGAGAAATTTTGGAACAATCCCATAACTCAAATGAGAAGCTAATCAAAAGCTTTAATCATAACGTTGAATATATTGTTAAAAATTATCATCTAGATAATAATTGCTATTTATTATTTGATGAAAAAGGCATTTTAATTAAATCATATATACCTAAAAAAATTAAAAAGATAAGTTACTTAGATAAACTCAAAGAAGGAGTATACTTCACAGAAAAAAGTTGTGGAACTAATTCAGTTTCTCTGGCAATGGAAACAGAGGAAACAGTTTGTTTTTTAGGGGATGAAAATTATTGCGAATTTTTACAGCATTGGATGAGTATAACTGCTCCAGTTAAAACAAATAATAAAAGTGCCTATTTGTGCATTTTAAATGACAATTTGACTAAGAATAAAAAAGAAGATTTACGACTAATTCTAGAGCTCTTACGCAGCAAAATTAGCAATGATTTAAATTCAATTAATTATTACAAAGAAAATAGTGATTCGCTTACTGAAATTAGAAGTAAAATTTTAAAGCTTTCTGCAAATGGTTTAACTATTAAAGAAATTAGTGAAAATTTAAATCTATCTGAAGCTGCAATTAAATACCACCGCAATAAAATCTGTCAAAAATTATGTGCAGCAAATATAGTGCAAGCAATAGCTAGATCTATTAAGATGGGATACTTGCATCTGGATACAATCCATTAA
- a CDS encoding DUF4388 domain-containing protein, with translation MSDIKIPFYLKLSIIISLLIITTVTGISYTLLKETKQAYKDQITSSSNLLANIIVKYSAEPIVMENYSSLTSIINNLKNDPDSNINRVSVTNAQGIIEISTDESTIGQKINIDSNAKSNRLEFNNDYLNVKAPIIAYDNLWGFLEFRYSLSFLNQMIYNTRYQIYLMSIIFIIFGLLISLIISKNIVKPINKLVESSRKIAEGDFNNPISVKSKDEFSFLAETLEEMRIDLKYFVSKVAKKAISYEGDLKIFNITTLLKLLNTAKHNGGLVLKQKNKFGIIYFKNGEIINAILDDSKGEKALFEFLHWQRGEFKFSPNLKSDKKIIDNKFNELLLNLARQVQSQKIFKQLIPSENIIIYPAVSKIKRAADSINLNSDEETILNLINGQKTLQDLRKILAWNPEKTFEIAYRLIVAGLITIRAEELNKSKDYNLDNIIPFPQKM, from the coding sequence TTGAGTGATATTAAAATTCCTTTTTATTTAAAATTAAGTATAATAATCTCGCTTTTAATAATCACAACTGTTACTGGTATAAGTTATACCCTCTTAAAAGAGACAAAACAAGCTTATAAGGATCAGATTACTTCAAGTAGTAATTTGCTGGCAAATATAATAGTAAAATATAGTGCTGAACCAATAGTTATGGAAAACTATTCCTCCCTTACAAGCATTATTAACAACTTAAAAAATGACCCTGATTCTAATATAAACAGAGTTTCTGTGACAAATGCTCAGGGTATAATCGAAATTTCTACTGATGAATCGACTATTGGACAGAAAATAAATATTGATTCTAATGCGAAAAGCAATCGATTAGAATTTAATAATGACTATTTGAATGTTAAAGCTCCAATAATTGCATATGACAACCTTTGGGGATTTTTAGAATTTAGATATTCTTTATCATTTCTAAACCAGATGATTTATAATACTCGTTATCAGATATATCTAATGTCTATAATTTTTATAATTTTCGGACTCCTAATTTCATTAATTATTTCTAAGAATATAGTTAAACCAATTAATAAATTAGTTGAAAGTTCAAGAAAAATTGCTGAGGGAGATTTTAATAATCCTATCTCAGTCAAAAGCAAAGATGAATTTTCTTTTTTAGCAGAAACACTTGAAGAAATGAGAATAGATTTAAAATATTTTGTCAGTAAAGTTGCAAAAAAAGCTATCAGTTATGAAGGAGATTTGAAGATCTTTAATATTACTACTCTCTTAAAATTATTAAATACTGCTAAACATAATGGAGGCCTTGTCTTAAAGCAAAAGAATAAATTCGGAATAATCTATTTTAAAAATGGAGAGATTATTAATGCTATTTTAGATGATTCAAAAGGTGAAAAAGCCCTTTTTGAATTTTTGCACTGGCAAAGGGGAGAATTTAAATTTAGCCCCAATTTAAAAAGCGATAAAAAAATTATTGATAATAAGTTTAATGAGTTATTATTAAATCTGGCTCGACAAGTTCAGAGTCAAAAAATTTTCAAGCAGTTAATTCCTTCAGAAAATATTATTATCTACCCAGCTGTATCAAAAATTAAAAGAGCTGCTGATTCGATTAATCTCAACAGTGATGAAGAAACTATTCTCAATCTGATTAATGGTCAAAAAACACTACAAGATTTAAGAAAAATTTTAGCTTGGAATCCAGAAAAAACTTTTGAAATTGCTTATCGTTTAATAGTAGCTGGACTAATTACAATAAGAGCAGAAGAATTAAATAAAAGCAAAGATTATAATTTAGACAATATTATACCTTTTCCACAAAAAATGTAA
- a CDS encoding ABC transporter substrate-binding protein, producing the protein MKTCRKLLIAFLLLSLLSSTTKAAEDKLIIYTALQQNEAQTYINAFENYSGIKTKLVRKSTGILLNILRRQKDYRPEVDILFGGPAELYYLAAEEDRFYKYSSPYKDQIPYEYMDNQDRWWGIYIGSIGFAVNNKKLEKLGINPPKSWRDLADPQYKNLITIPNPVSSGTGYTILSTVLQSFSNEEAKIILKQISQNIKEYTNSGAMASKLTALGHSAVGISFSHDIQKLQKEGYKLELIIPAEGTGYEIGGMAIIKDSHNLDKAKSFVDFMLSEKGQNLYSEIGEYRLPTNFLAKIPEASIKLENANLIDYNLKSSALNKKKNLAFWQQEIYFGGENIE; encoded by the coding sequence ATGAAAACATGCAGAAAATTATTAATTGCTTTTTTATTACTTTCTTTACTCAGTTCTACTACTAAAGCTGCAGAAGATAAATTAATAATTTATACTGCTTTACAGCAAAATGAGGCCCAAACCTATATTAATGCTTTTGAAAACTATAGTGGTATTAAAACCAAATTAGTTCGCAAATCAACCGGAATTTTATTGAATATTTTAAGAAGACAAAAAGACTATAGACCGGAAGTTGATATTCTATTTGGTGGTCCAGCTGAACTATATTATTTAGCTGCAGAAGAAGATCGATTCTATAAATATTCATCCCCTTATAAAGATCAGATACCTTATGAATATATGGATAATCAAGATCGCTGGTGGGGAATCTATATTGGCTCTATTGGTTTTGCTGTTAATAATAAAAAACTAGAAAAGCTAGGGATTAATCCACCCAAAAGCTGGCGCGATTTAGCAGATCCTCAGTATAAAAATTTAATTACTATTCCCAACCCAGTTTCTTCCGGAACCGGTTATACAATTCTTTCTACAGTCTTGCAAAGTTTCTCAAATGAAGAAGCTAAAATAATACTTAAACAGATTAGTCAAAATATCAAAGAGTATACAAACAGTGGCGCTATGGCTAGTAAATTAACTGCTTTAGGTCATTCTGCAGTTGGAATTTCTTTTAGCCATGATATACAAAAGCTTCAAAAAGAGGGCTATAAGTTAGAACTAATTATACCAGCCGAAGGAACCGGTTATGAAATTGGTGGTATGGCAATTATTAAAGACAGTCATAATCTGGATAAAGCAAAAAGCTTTGTTGATTTTATGTTAAGTGAAAAAGGACAAAATCTCTATTCTGAAATTGGAGAATATCGTTTACCTACAAATTTTTTAGCTAAAATACCTGAAGCATCAATTAAATTAGAAAATGCTAATTTAATTGATTATAATTTAAAATCATCTGCACTAAATAAAAAAAAGAACCTTGCTTTCTGGCAGCAGGAAATATATTTTGGAGGAGAAAATATTGAGTGA
- a CDS encoding Na-translocating system protein MpsC family protein, which translates to MKSNSVRNTDKEEMSPREKEIAVIFRKVEKKYWGKKSNHLKIYLVDDLIIIRSCGNLSPAEEEFAKTEEGRILLKQLKIKEMNGIKNVLKFMLENKLNTQVLSLTIDTNPELNETIIISRLKEQLK; encoded by the coding sequence ATGAAGAGTAATTCTGTTAGAAACACTGATAAAGAAGAAATGTCTCCTCGGGAGAAAGAAATCGCTGTTATTTTTAGGAAAGTAGAAAAAAAATACTGGGGTAAAAAATCAAATCATTTAAAAATATATTTAGTTGATGATTTGATTATAATAAGAAGCTGCGGTAATTTAAGCCCAGCTGAAGAAGAATTCGCAAAGACGGAAGAGGGCAGGATTTTATTAAAACAATTAAAAATAAAAGAAATGAACGGAATAAAAAATGTACTCAAGTTTATGTTAGAAAACAAATTAAATACTCAGGTCTTATCTCTTACTATCGATACTAATCCAGAGTTAAATGAAACAATTATTATTTCAAGATTAAAGGAACAGTTGAAATGA
- a CDS encoding DUF2294 domain-containing protein, whose product MSKKTKGQIEAEISELIMKFEKEYIGRGPQNIKTYIIEDNILIKEKGVLTLAEQQLAKEETGVKLIKELRVKLIENSREILSTLIKDITSLDVLAVHSDISTENGERIIVFSLEENLERKIMSK is encoded by the coding sequence ATGTCAAAAAAGACTAAAGGACAAATTGAAGCTGAAATCTCAGAACTTATAATGAAATTTGAAAAAGAATATATTGGGCGAGGACCACAGAATATTAAAACATATATTATAGAGGACAATATTTTAATCAAGGAAAAGGGAGTTTTAACTCTAGCAGAGCAACAACTTGCTAAAGAAGAAACGGGTGTTAAATTAATCAAAGAACTAAGAGTAAAGTTAATAGAAAACTCTCGTGAAATTTTATCAACTCTAATCAAAGATATTACCTCTCTTGATGTACTAGCTGTTCATTCTGATATCAGCACAGAAAATGGTGAAAGAATAATTGTTTTTTCTCTAGAAGAAAATTTAGAAAGAAAGATAATGAGCAAATAG
- a CDS encoding ABC transporter substrate-binding protein gives MKNLFLSLLLAVLIIGLMSAPILAESVNVYTSLDEELARTVFERYQDETGVEIRWVRLSTGEAVSRMMAESANPQASIWVGGVGLGHIQAKDSGLTIPFEAENAQHVPANFKDPDNYWTGIYAGPLCFVSNTGRLEELGLEAPKSWADIVKPEYENQVQVANPGTSGTSYNVLATMVQIMGEDEAFEYMKKLDRSVVQYTRSGSAPGKNAAIGEVPIGIGYAHDQVKLKSQGYPLEITFPEEGTGYEVASISLIKGGDETETAKELYNWLLSEEAAQIYADTFVVPFRDAELQPGAVPISEVNTIDQDDVWAGKNKERLVERWNDEIYSQ, from the coding sequence ATGAAAAATTTATTTTTAAGTTTATTATTAGCAGTTTTAATTATTGGTTTAATGTCAGCACCAATTTTAGCAGAAAGTGTTAATGTTTATACCAGTCTTGACGAAGAGTTAGCCCGTACAGTATTCGAAAGGTATCAAGACGAGACAGGTGTAGAGATTAGATGGGTTCGTTTATCTACAGGAGAAGCAGTTTCTAGAATGATGGCAGAGTCTGCAAATCCTCAGGCCAGCATCTGGGTTGGGGGAGTAGGACTTGGACATATTCAGGCTAAAGATAGTGGACTTACAATTCCATTTGAAGCAGAAAATGCACAGCATGTTCCAGCAAACTTTAAAGATCCAGATAATTATTGGACAGGGATTTATGCTGGTCCACTTTGTTTTGTAAGCAACACTGGTCGTTTAGAAGAGCTTGGTTTAGAAGCGCCTAAATCTTGGGCAGACATAGTAAAGCCAGAATATGAAAATCAAGTTCAGGTTGCAAATCCAGGAACATCTGGAACATCTTATAATGTTTTAGCTACTATGGTACAAATCATGGGTGAAGACGAAGCTTTTGAATATATGAAGAAGTTAGATAGAAGTGTAGTTCAGTATACAAGATCAGGTTCAGCTCCTGGTAAAAACGCAGCTATTGGTGAAGTACCAATTGGAATTGGGTATGCACATGATCAGGTAAAACTTAAATCACAAGGTTATCCTCTAGAAATCACTTTCCCAGAAGAAGGTACAGGTTATGAGGTAGCATCTATTTCTTTAATCAAAGGTGGCGACGAAACTGAAACAGCTAAAGAGTTATATAACTGGTTGTTAAGTGAAGAAGCAGCACAAATATATGCTGATACATTTGTAGTGCCCTTTAGAGATGCTGAATTACAGCCTGGTGCAGTTCCAATTTCTGAAGTAAACACAATTGATCAGGATGATGTTTGGGCAGGAAAAAATAAAGAAAGACTTGTTGAAAGATGGAATGATGAGATTTATAGCCAGTAA
- a CDS encoding ABC transporter permease — translation MQRNKDSITRITVTVIFSLIALFVVYPLIKVIIESVMPNGSFSLSEYKYIFEKEWLRRTFFNSIRLGVIVATSSTIVGYIAAYSLYKVKLPGRGFFRQIVMLPLISPPFMLTISIILLLGRNGLITKKILGITSYSIYGLHGLVLVQTLCMFPIAYRVLTGVLARISPELENAALNLGSTKSYVFRSITFPLSIPGVASAWLLVFVTSIADFANPMVIAGNYDVLSVQAYLQFTGMYNIPRGSALAIMLLIPALIAFIVEKYWISRKSFITVTGKPTGAKQDMVSKTTKNLLLGFLSSLTFIILLFYLTVIAGSFFKLWGIDYSLTLEHFKYSWDVGFNSIKDTIFLASVATPFTGLLGMIVAYLVVRKNFYGKHILQFSSLLSFAVPGTVVGIGYVLAFNEKPFLLTGTAAIIILCFIFRNMPVGLEAGIASLKQIDPSIEEASTDLGADSAYTFSKITLPLIKPAFFSGLSYSFVRAMTAVSAIIFLVSARWNHLTTLILAQTEIMRLGAASVLSLILIAIVMFVFYLMGKFIGDDEDLSEMMT, via the coding sequence ATGCAAAGAAATAAAGATTCTATTACTAGAATAACTGTAACAGTGATATTTTCTTTAATTGCTTTATTTGTGGTATATCCTTTAATCAAAGTAATTATAGAAAGTGTCATGCCAAATGGCAGTTTTTCTTTATCTGAATATAAATACATATTTGAAAAAGAATGGCTACGTAGAACATTCTTTAATAGTATAAGATTGGGAGTTATTGTTGCAACTTCATCAACTATTGTGGGTTATATAGCAGCTTATAGTCTTTATAAAGTTAAATTACCAGGTCGTGGTTTTTTTAGACAAATTGTTATGTTACCCCTTATTTCTCCACCTTTTATGCTTACAATTTCAATAATTTTACTTTTAGGGAGAAATGGTTTAATTACAAAAAAGATTTTAGGAATTACTAGTTATAGCATTTATGGGCTGCATGGTTTAGTTCTTGTTCAGACTTTATGTATGTTTCCAATCGCTTATCGAGTTTTAACAGGTGTTTTAGCAAGGATAAGTCCGGAGCTAGAAAATGCTGCTTTAAATTTAGGGAGTACAAAATCTTATGTTTTTCGCTCAATAACTTTTCCACTATCTATTCCAGGAGTAGCAAGTGCCTGGCTTTTAGTATTTGTAACATCTATAGCTGATTTTGCTAACCCAATGGTTATTGCAGGTAATTATGATGTACTTTCGGTTCAAGCTTACCTCCAATTTACAGGTATGTACAATATTCCAAGAGGTTCAGCTTTAGCAATTATGCTCTTGATCCCAGCTCTAATTGCTTTTATAGTAGAAAAATATTGGATTTCAAGAAAATCATTTATAACAGTAACTGGAAAGCCAACTGGGGCTAAACAAGATATGGTCTCAAAGACCACTAAAAATTTATTGCTTGGATTTTTATCTTCTCTAACATTTATTATACTTTTATTTTATTTAACAGTGATAGCAGGTTCTTTCTTTAAATTATGGGGAATTGACTATTCTTTGACATTAGAACATTTCAAATATTCTTGGGATGTAGGTTTTAATAGTATTAAAGATACTATATTCCTAGCGAGTGTAGCAACACCATTTACTGGTCTTTTAGGGATGATAGTTGCTTACTTAGTTGTTCGTAAAAACTTTTATGGAAAACATATACTACAATTTTCTTCATTACTAAGTTTTGCAGTGCCTGGAACTGTTGTTGGTATAGGATATGTTTTAGCTTTTAATGAAAAACCATTTCTATTAACTGGTACGGCAGCAATAATAATCCTATGTTTTATTTTTAGAAATATGCCGGTTGGTTTAGAAGCAGGGATTGCCTCCTTAAAGCAGATTGATCCTTCTATAGAAGAAGCTTCCACAGATTTAGGTGCAGATAGTGCTTATACTTTTAGTAAAATTACTTTACCACTAATTAAGCCAGCTTTCTTTTCAGGACTTTCTTATAGTTTTGTTAGAGCTATGACTGCAGTAAGTGCGATTATCTTTTTAGTTTCTGCAAGATGGAACCATCTGACAACTCTAATTTTAGCTCAGACAGAGATTATGAGATTGGGAGCAGCAAGTGTATTATCCTTAATTTTAATAGCGATAGTTATGTTTGTCTTTTATTTAATGGGTAAATTTATTGGTGATGATGAAGATTTAAGTGAAATGATGACTTAA